Proteins co-encoded in one Stomoxys calcitrans chromosome 5, idStoCalc2.1, whole genome shotgun sequence genomic window:
- the LOC106088992 gene encoding uncharacterized protein LOC106088992: MAATDGQIVLAASRFGDTATSPPVYLRDFSKQKLPAVAKIVKGQHQNLGVPTLSAPSLQSTALFLSSGKKYQILAQPIKLKEGRKPTNVGAKVLIPETYPGFFELLSEDGRSTRCIESVLELSKRRNCRVLVRETFRCPQMSRTIHAGELLTTMNDNGKVLQCKNIKDEIINLPLDTKAKFSPIAKEDSISGVHTVKNLLLKRMPVVVRLVHGSVPKGLKQPFVAEMRLLGCVEIDRIFALPLQKDNDLVPVPLNAKIKLQRAKNMDQLEHFIEYTRFLDKAQRLLCDARDRLQVVDIKLSEKEKKDSKFSNRNKLPVVMLPSAAGVAYVANGLLENGYILKRSASCDSYSKGQPSAEISDDYKDIDHIYDYVRGLAPLSKALSRFEPINETPTIKSHYTDSSGNYCSLIRVNQNSNGHNHHNSNSNNNNNNNNNSLNNNNSLNNSGNNNTSSNNNYSSLESNKHTNTNSSHNSSSNHSHHHSHHHHLPPAAVGHHQHQHSHHHHQNHSHNHATPPPPTTGGGHVVNHYQHSHVQEDIKPVPPPIETIPGKKLPEKRQRPTLPKLYLKNTHSAGSSSGGGGMGGVGVGTANTNTSSSNGSHHQQQHHHHNQLHSHQASALNTPGSAAVVAAVAAHHHTHHHPHNGSNGRVLTPSNHHHSPLNGNVAPLSAGILSKDCGLEPQSPLFHIRYKSLSSLQLTPDSTSISPPISTNPKGQSIVAPPDLVLKCSSNNSNNNNCHPAPLPLSKSSSTTGGLTGMLHSHPHNPREGTLDSSRSGGRTSGDSNKLPEKKTRRLSRPRSLSNLVWDLRPSKEKSKKKLYIHHFDHRQQATLYL; encoded by the exons ATGGCCGCCACTGATGGCCAAATAGTATTGGCCGCCTCCCGTTTCGGGGACACAGCAACATCGCCACCCGTCTATTTGAGGGATTTTTCCAAGCAGAAATTACCGGCCGTAGCTAAGATTGTCAAGGGGCAACACCAAAATCTTGGAGTGCCCACTCTTTCGGCTCCTTCGCTGCAGAGTACGGCCTTATTTCTCAGCTCAGGCAAGAAGTATCAAATTCTGGCACAGCCCATCAAGTTGAAGGAGGGTCGTAAACCAACCAATGTTGGTGCTAAAGTTCTCATACCCGAAACCTATCCGGGTTTCTTCGAACTGCTCAGTGAGGATGGCCGTTCGACACGCTGCATTGAATCGGTCTTGGAGCTGTCGAAGCGGCGCAACTGCCGTGTCTTGGTGCGTGAAACCTTTCGTTGCCCCCAAATGAGTCGAACCATTCATGCTGGTGAGCTGCTGACCACCATGAATGACAATGGCAAAGTGTTGCAGTGTAAGAATATCAAGGATGAGATCATCAATTTGCCACTCGATACCAAAGCGAAATTTTCACCCATAGCAAAGGAGGATAGTATAAGTGGGGTTCACACTGTGAAGAATCTGCTACTCAAGAGGATGCCGGTAGTAGTAAG ATTAGTTCATGGCAGCGTACCGAAGGGCTTGAAACAACCTTTCGTGGCGGAAATGCGTCTATTGGGCTGTGTTGAAATCGATCGCATTTTTGCTTTACCCTTGCAAAAGGACAATGATCTGGTGCCAGTTCCCCTCAATGCAAAAATAAAACTGCAGCGAGCCAAAAACATGGATCAGTTGGAACATTTCATCGAGTACACGCGATTCCTGGACAAGGCTCAACGATTGCTCTGCGATGCCCGCGATCGCCTGCAAGTCGTCGACATCAAACTGTCGGAGAAGGAGAAGAAGGACTCGAAATTTAGCAATCGCAATAAATTACCCGTGGTTATGTTGCCATCAGCGGCCGGAGTGGCGTATGTAGCCAATGGCCTGCTCGAGAACGGATACATTCTGAAACGTAGTGCCAGCTGTGACTCGTACAGTAAAGGTCAGCCGTccgccgaaatttcggatgaTTACAAGGACATCGATCACATATACGACTATGTGCGGGGTTTGGCTCCGCTGTCGAAAGCTTTGTCACGATTTGAGCCCATCAATGAGACGCCAACGATCAAGTCACACTACACCGATAGCAGTGGCAACTATTGTAGCCTGATACGTGTCAATCAGAATTCAAATGGCCATAATCATCATAACAGTAAcagcaataataataataacaacaacaacaacagcttgaATAACAACAATAGTTTAAATAACAGCGGCAATAACAAtaccagcagcaacaacaactatagTAGCCTGGAATCGAATAAACACACCAATACCAACAGCAgtcacaacagcagcagcaatcaCAGTCATCATCATTCGCACCATCATCACTTACCACCGGCTGCCGTTGGgcatcatcagcatcagcattCGCACCATCACCACCAGAATCACTCCCATAATCATGCTACTCCGCCACCACCCACAACCGGTGGTGGCCATGTAGTCAATCATTACCAACATAGTCATGTCCAGGAGGACATTAAGCCAGTGCCACCACCCATAGAGACGATACCGGGTAAAAAATTACCAGAGAAACGACAAAGGCCTACACTACCAAAGCTTTACTTGAAGAATACCCACAGTGCCGGCAGCAGCAGTGGAGGTGGTGGAATGGGCGGCGTTGGCGTTGGTACTGCCAACACTAACACGAGCAGCTCCAATGGCAGTCACCATCAGCAACAGCATCACCACCATAACCAACTTCATAGTCACCAGGCGTCGGCGTTGAATACGCCTGGATCCGCTGCCGTTGTGGCTGCAGTGGCTGCTCATCACCATACGCATCATCATCCGCACAATGGATCAAATGGTCGAGTCTTGACACCAAGCAATCATCACCACTCACCTCTAAATGGCAATGTGGCACCACTAAGCGCTGGTATTCTGTCAAAGGATTGTGGCTTGGAACCGCAGTCGCCATTATTTCATATTCG TTACAAAAGTCTAAGTAGTCTGCAATTGACACCTGATAGCACCTCCATTTCACCGCCGATCTCAACCAATCCCAAAGGTCAATCCATAGTCGCACCACCCGATCTAGTACTTAAATGTagtagcaacaacagcaacaacaacaattgccatccagcacctctaccgCTGAGTAAAAGTTCCAGTACCACTGGCGGTTTAACGGGCATGCTGCACTCGCACCCACACAATCCACGCGAAGGAACTCTCGATTCATCACGCAGTGGTGGACGCACTTCCGGTGACTCGAACAAACTGCCCGAAAAGAAGACGAGACGTCTTTCGAGGCCTCGTAGTTTATCGAATTTAGTCTGGGATCTGAGGCCATCCAAAGAAAAGTCCAAAAAGAAACTCTACATCCATCACTTTGACCACCGTCAACAGGCCACATTGTATTTGTAG